Below is a window of Camelina sativa cultivar DH55 chromosome 11, Cs, whole genome shotgun sequence DNA.
aaagcttatcaAACTCCTTAAGACGCTTCAGCAGAACAAATGAGTCCATCTGGCTGACAGAACACAAATATAGGGACAATCTGGGAAATAAAAGGCGTTTGTGAAGTCTATGGAGCACAATATGTTCCATGTCTCGTTGTTGCCGCCTAAGGACCATATCACTTGGGTGGGCCAGAGTTTATGGGATATGCTCAAGCGGTTATCAAGGATGCATAAGAGGACACTTAGACAGCGACGGTCAGGTGGATGGGAAGAAGGAGCATTACAGATGACTTGAAAATTTTTAGTGTGAAGATCAAAAGATATAACCTTGGTTTCTTCACACTCGGATAACCAATAAAGTGACTGACAGAAGAAAGTTTGTTATAgaggattgagaaaaaaatctTCTGTATTACTCACTGTGACTGGACAAAATGAACATAGACTCTTCTCTTATACTAAGGAAGATCCGTTTTATACTATACCAGATCAATTACAGACTCAATGTACGGTTTACAAGCCAACATGCAagtttcatccaaaatatccaAAGCGTACTTCCGTTGACATAAGGATATTCTTGAAACTGATCTTGCAATTTCAAGGCCAAGAAAATATTGTAATGACCCCAGATCTCTGAGCGTAAAAGctttcttcaaatcttctttcAATGTGCAGACCTCATTATCATCATTACTATTGATAAGAATGTCGTCCACATAGACCAAAACTACAACATACTTACCatttatatttcttataaaCAGAGTATGATCAACATGAGACTTTCTGAACCTCAAAGACATTAGTGTGGAACTGAACTTAATAAACCACTGACTCCATTTCTTTGCAGCTGCAACAACAAGGAAAGTCTTGACTGTCGTCATTTTCGCAACAGGTGAGAAATCATCCACAAAATAACCACCTTCTCTTTGTGTATATCCTTTTGCTACTAATCGTGCCTTGTAATGTTCCAAACTACCATCAGCATTAAGTTTAACCTTGTAAACCCATTTACATCCGATAGCATGTTTATCTGGAGGCAAAGAAACAACATTCAAAGTAGCAGTTCCCTCTAGAGCTTGTAACTCAGCATTCATAGCCTTTAACCAATCATCCGACTTCTTAGCTTGCTAGAATGAACTAGGTTCAGAATATTTGGTAACAAAACAGATATATGATTTGTAAGGTTCTGAGAGTTTGGCATAATTCATATAATCTGATAAAGGATATTGAACTCCGGTATCACTCAGATTGCATTAGTAATCTTGCAAATACGATGGTGCTTTAACTGAACGCTTGGTAAGTGACTTTATATTTGGAGCCGAATCAACAAGAGCAAGAACTGAAGCAGAGTGCCGATGTTTGTAGGAGATTCACCACTCAAGGCTACAAATCAGCACATGCAGAATTCAATGTAGGAGATTCATCACTAACAACCACATGATCTACATTATGAAGCACTGTAGGAGATTCAACACTCAAAACTACAAGTTAAATTTTGTCAGTCTCACTCTCTGCAGAATCATCAATGCTACCAAAAAGATCAGATAAGGTGTGAGGATCACCTTTAGTAAAAGGGAAGATAGTCTCATGAAAAACCacattttttgagatttttattgaGTTGGACTCCAAATCCAATAGCTTGTATCCTTTATATCCTGCAGGATAACCGAGGAAGACACAAGCTTTTGCCCTTGGTTGAAATTTTGTCCTTTCCTTGTATATGTGAAATTGTAACACAGACAACCAAACATACGTAAACCACTATAAACCACTATATGAATAATGTCATCGTCATCTGCAATTGCCATGATATGATTTATAGCAATATTTTGCTTTGTTGTAGCATAGAAAAACTTAGTATTTCTATCACCAAGCTGTTCCTACTTTTCATCTTCCCCAGAAATTCCTCATCATTATAAGCTTTGTTTAACTCGTTTCTAATATGATCAATTTCTTGGGTAGTCTTGTTGCCCAGAGTAAAAGCAGAATCCATAgtccttttcaaaaaaaaaaatcctcataGAAGCATTCAACCTATTCCTTCTTGTTTTTCCGATTATGCTATTTTCTTTCTACTTTGTCTTGTCTTGGAACAAAGATTTGTAGAATTGTCTTCTTAATGCTGACTCATGATAAACATGTCTTCTAAACTTCCTCTATAATACATTCTCTTCATATCTGAAAAAGCTTCTTATCTGTtccaatatatttatatatatttgtgactAGAGGCCTCTATGATCAGGCCCTCAAAAGCCAATAACTCAATTGATTTGAGGGGATTATAGCTAACCATTCGAAATTTGTCATCACACAATTTAAACAACACTATAAATAGTATAAGAGTATCTCTTTCTTATTCAAGAAAACCTATTACCCACTAACCTCAAACCATGAAGATCACAAGTGTTGATCATGCGTCTAAAATCTTCAAATGATCTCTTTGGTCGTCTTGGTCCACCTTTCTTCTCAAACTTATCCTTTATCTCAATTAAATCACCCTAAAGTATCCATGATCTCTCTTTTCTAAAGTTTGCAGTTCTTTCAAGATCTTCCCAAACTAATTTTCTCTGGCTTGACTCATGGTAACCATACACAAAGGAGTAGAAAGAAGGTCAACTGAAACTGATTTGCATATCTATAAGGTTTgctgaacaaaaaaataactgatGCATAGACTTAATTTTTTTAGTCATCACTCATACCATGTGGTGGGACTGTTACAAAGAGAGGGTAACCCAAATCTGAAGTAATTTCCTCAACTTTGTCAtccttttactttattttaaatagGTGTAAGTGTAACATGTTCggaatatattttctttgtatcTCATTAGGCGTCTGTAAGGTTTATTAGAGTCTCTGCCCACATCCGCTGTCGGTGCCGACGTTGCTTTGTGGAGATCGGGCGAGAATGATTTTCGTCCGACATTCTCGGCTAAATGCACTTGGTATACGATTCGCGAGGTTAAGCCTATTATATGTTATGCTTTCATTACTTGGCTAGCCATCAAAGACCGATTAGCCACGGGATCTCGTATGCGAATATGGGGACACACCCAAACATGTTTATTTTGTGGTGAACCGAATGAGACTAGGGATCACACATTCTTCGCTTGTTcattctctttcaccctttggACTGATGTTGCAAAGCCTTTGCTTCAACGTGGGGTACACCGGACTGGGATCGCACTCTCCGATCTCTGTTCTCTCGCAGGCTCACTCTCACCAACTCTACTCTCCTCCGAATCAGCTTCCAATCAGTCATTTACCATATTTGGAGAGAACGTAATGGTCGTAAACACCAACAAGGGAGCATCTCACCCCCAAGTCTTGGCTCAACGCCTCAACGTATCATTAAGATCATCTCCTGCCGCCTCACGTCCCTCAAGGCCTCAATTATGACTCCGATTCAAAATACGGTAGTTTAGCTCAACGCTGGGCTCAAATACACCACCTATAAATTTAGAGCGACACCATGTTTTTTGTTTAGGTCCTAGGCCTCATGTCTCTGGTGTGAGAGATTTCCGATTATGGTCTTACCTATGCTCTGCTTCTTAATCTGCATGTACATTTGAGTTCATCCttttttattgaagaaaataaagaacctGTTAATGTCGCAaaggtatatttttttctgtagaTTTGGCTGTTGGGAAAATGTATAATACAAAGGAGTACTTAGAAACAAGGTTAAAGATACTAACTGTTGTataaagatttgattattttgtttataaattattaaatcgACACCAAAACTATTAATTGTCAAGTGTTGAGTTAAAgcacatgttattttttttaaaaacaaataaagtttaAAGAAGGTTTAGTTAGGCCtcggcattcggttaaccattcggttttggttcggttgtgttcggtttagtttggatatagtaatatataactatttggatattttagaaatttcggttcggttcggtttggttcggtttctttcggtttgGTTAGATGAAGagataaccataactaacataaattatattgaaattaacgaaataaaccaaatataaccaaaagtaACCAAAGATAAccgaaattaacaaaaatacattacaaaaatagaaaaaaggggaaaataTTAATccgattttacaaaatagtatttaactttgtaaattaaaaataataacatttaaatatattgattatttaagtattcaattgttttgaatgtagaaacaattaatattttaatttttaagtttattttaaagttttgcataatattaagtatattatttttggtatattctAGGTTTTTgaatatttcggttaaccatttaattgtcggtttggtttcggttagtttggatataaaattttactaaccattcggttATTTGACGAacttcggtttggttttggtttgattttctcAGTTCGGTTCGGTCAGTTATTTGGTTACCGGTTATTTTCCCCAGCCCTAGGTTTAGTCATGCACGAGaaataaagtttgttttttgtcaaccattggaccacaaTAAACCGGTCCAgtagccaaatccctacattcgtaggaagcaAGACTTGATtcctggtgtgatggtgtcaTGTGCATTAaagacttaaaacaaataaaaaataaaaaaaaatttcttactGTAAAAAGGTTTAGTCGTGCAAGAGAGAGacttttgttttcccttttttatttttattttctatttcaattttttgttttattttatcatctatttcaatttttttttattaagtaacaagacttttggtaatttaaacacaatattgtgtcattctagttatgacttatgaattctagttatgacttatgagagAGAGTCAGTCgagcaatatttttttaaatttgagtcAATCTAATCTATTTTCACTATtaaataatgtaaataatatcCAACGAACTCGTATATAGCTGTATATCCCCTTATTATGGcaaagtaactttttttttggtaagatttacataattaatttcttgccatttgaataaataaaaaaatttaaatttattatttgtaatatccaaaaacaaacataaaataattctaaaagatattagtttttataatttaaatatttaagaaactTTTAACTTCCTAAAAATGTAAATTCTTGCGGATCATGTTATGGAGCGGATTATTCtagtaaaatacataaaatattttagtttgataACAAATGAGTTCATGAGAGATGTTACACCAATTCTAACCggtaaaaaatacaaaaaatacagtccatataatattataaaatattaatattaataaaagcatattaaaacatatataaaagatacattgatattttctaataattattaaaaaattgttccACGATATACCaaaagttaaaatctagttaattaAGTAGAATGTTGATGTATAGTCATAGACAGAGTCGTTGCTGAATATTTATGGGCCGCAAGTCCAAATAGAACAAATgttgtctaattttttatagttaagtttttggaaaaaaatagaattgtTGACTAACAAGGAAAATAGTGGTACTGGGATTTGAATACTGGTATTGGGcaataaaaaccaaatactTTTACCATTAGAGTAAGAAAACTTATCATAAAAAGACCGATTAATGATTACATGTTATCTGATGCCCGCAAACACCTGCTTGCTCTGCTTGTAGTCCTGGCCGGCTCTGAccaagattatataattaagattaaaaagaaTTACCATTGTCATGCCCCATAaacattatttactttttttaaccCATGCATGTTTGAACACTGCAGgcagctttttattttttataaggtAAATTCCATCAGGTCTGGCAATCCAATGACGCCATTTATCACATCCATCAATGTTACCGGCTCTGTATGCTATAAATTCTTGACTATATCGCATGTACAATCCATGTTTCAAACCACAAGTCCATCTTGTCCTTCTGCCTAACTTGTCCCCGAATACtattcttttcatttatttgaaTTGTAAATTTGCGATAGCTAGATTGTCATCTCTTGAGTGACATTGGTACTGAAGAACCAAACCGGGACCAAGATCGTTCTCAATTAGAATTTTGTTGTTCGGACATGAGAACCATGATGATACATTTAACCCAAAACACATTGcaataacaaacataaaaatcataagacgattcattttcttgttttttatttaggatatttttggagaaattttGGAGAGTTAGATGCATGAATCTAATGACATCAAAGTGTagtatttataatgattttctGCTGTTaataattctgtttatttttatgtgTGGCCTTAAATAATAAGTTGaattaaaacacaaacacatatgGACTAAAAATAGATAGTGTAGAAAAGTATGATTGaactaataaaaagaaaatcaaccttacaaattttgttgtaaaatttatTGGATTTTGGAATATTCTTGGAAATAAGGATGTTGGTTCCGTAATTTATGCATTAGTTATTGTAAGAGAACTTATGTTGAAGAATTTTTCAGCGTATAAGAATAGGATATCTAGTCGTACAACATGGTACGTACGGTGTTCATTGATACTAGGCATGTTCTTTTTGTCGCCGTGCGACTCTCACACGTGATTCATATAAAAGTAACTGTGTATTGTATACTTATGACTTACTCAAAGGGTATGACCTTAAATTTTGAACTAAAAATGGATTTTTAGATGAGAATTATCATCTCCATTGTCAATTCTTCTCAAAGGTCCGTCAATGGCTTCTATACTATCTACAGTCGCAGCTTTAAAAAATGGATATGGATAAAGGATTGAGTCGCTTGTATTTCTAGCGGCTctgatattttaatttcaaaatcgCAGTGTCAAGTATacagaagaggaaaagaagaatcgAATGAAAAATGATGCGTTTTTCATTACCACAGTCGCATCGACGTTATTTTGTcctatatattgtaattaacaTCAGAAAATGTCCGTGCAATGCAGCTGTGTAAATAAATATCTTTGCCTTACTATACATTTGTCAAGATAAGACAAAACGAGACCATCTTTTCTTGAAATGTCTCCCTGACGATTGCATAGAACCATAGAGAATCCAACTCGCGAGCTCAAAATCATATCAGCTGGTTACATCAATACCATGGCCGAAATGGACATGTATGCAAGCGACAAATACAATACACAAAAAGTTACTATGCCACCAAAAGAAGTCAATTGCAAAATTGGTCCAATATTTTTGGACAACATTTACACAGATTAAGAATTAAGATACGTGGATGGCATATAAATGTGTAACACATTATGTGTTTGAACTTTTCATAAGTCGACTTTCTTTCCAACTGTGCTTATCaatgttgtaacttgtaactcGTAATTTATTAGAGTATATTCCATATCTATATCATGAATTTTCTTAAGAGATTGTTTCGTTTCATTTCATTAATGAGACTATTAAAAGAAGCTCATCACTAGACTTTCTTTCCAACATAAAACGAAGAAATTATGAGATATACCCTAATCCAAATTCagtttaatagtaaaataatttgTGTAAACTACTGTGCCAGCTTTGCATATTTTTGTAACACATCAAAACATGTCCATGCATTTCTAGAAAAATATCTTTACCAATCATTCAACATTATCCAAATAATTTGCCAAGACAAGactttgaacccaaaaaaaaaagggacccGCCTCTTCTATCCGAAATGTCTCCCACAGAGTTACAAAGATCCAGAGAGAATAATCCAACCCTCGAGATCATAATCATAGACGTCAGCTTATC
It encodes the following:
- the LOC109127286 gene encoding uncharacterized protein LOC109127286 produces the protein MNAELQALEGTATLNVVSLPPDKHAIGCKWVYKVKLNADGSLEHYKARLVAKGYTQREGGYFVDDFSPVAKMTTVKTFLVVAAAKKWSQWFIKFSSTLMSLRFRKSHVDHTLFIRNINGKYVVVLVYVDDILINSNDDNEVCTLKEDLKKAFTLRDLGSLQYFLGLEIARSVSRISLCQRKYALDILDETCMLACKPYIESVIDLV